One Actinosynnema pretiosum DNA segment encodes these proteins:
- a CDS encoding type I polyketide synthase has product MTDGTHEKLVDYLRWVTADLHETRRKLADLESAGHEPIAITGLACRAPGGVRTPEALWELVDGGVDAITGFPTDRGWDLAGLYDPDPTRPGTCYTREGGFLHDAAEFDAGFFGIGPREAVTIDPQHRMLLETSWEAVERAGLDPLSLRGTGTGVFSGVVYQNYGNRRRVAEEFEGHLAIGSSGSVASGRVAYALGLHGPAITVDTACSSSLVAIHLAAQSLRRGECAMALAGGATVMPLSDVFVEFARQRGLSPDGRCKAFSADADGTAWGEGVGVVLLERLSDARRAGRPVLAVIRGSAVNSDGASNGLTAPNGAAQQRVIEAALEDAGLRPSDVDLLEAHGTGTRLGDPIEAAALQATYGRARPEGRPLLLGSLKSNIGHAQGAAGVLGLVKVVQALRHGVAPRTLHADRLTPEVDWTSGALRVLTEPAPWPRGERPRRAAVSAFGMSGTNAHLVVEEGDAPSAPGERRPAGALPLLLSARGGAALRAAAADLVELPGEPVDVCWSLLTGRARLVDRAVVVAADRAGFTAGLEALAADRPSAAAVTGRADVAGRTVLVFPGQGGQWVGMGARLLDESPVFAAAVARCAAAVEPLVDFRVVDALRGGDLGRVDVVQPVSFVLMVALARLWRSVGVEPDVVVGHSQGEIAAACVAGALSLEDAARVVVLRSRAIAAEAGGGGMASIPLPRAEVERLITGTGVSVAAVNGPGSVVVSGDVDPLVARVEGARRLPVDYASHSPAVDVLRGRLLADLARVTPRPAAIPMLSTVTGKWLDGAELDADYWFANLREPVRFADAVTELAGADCAAFVEVGAHPVLTAAIQDVLGERTAVVTGTLRRDDGGLDRFLRSAAALHVRGVPVDWAPVFEGLDARRADLPTYPFQRARHWLQEAEPDARQAGGDDPLWAAARDADGLCAELELTEPDQRAALRAVLPALTAWHERRSERALLDSWRYRITWRTLPEPPESAPRGDWLVVGPHPDLLADLLPGAALDPGDADRAALADLLRPHTAVAGVLATPGADVLTLVQALGDAGATAPLWCATTGAVAISPHDGPPDPAQAATWGLGRVVALEHPGRWGGLVDLADPADPRQRRGLAAVLAGPGVDDGGEDQVAIRAQGVFARRLVRAEPQAPAAPWTPRGTVLITGGTGGVAAHVARRLAALGADHLVLTSRRGPSAPGAPALAADLEALGARVTTAACDVADRAALAALLTGLERAGEQVTAVVHAAGANAQTPVADTTPEEHARVQAAKALGAEHLDELLGGRPLDAFVLFSSNAGVWGSGGQCAYAAANARLDALAQRRRAHGRVATSVAWGAWDGGGMSSATPDIAAQLAQAGLRLMPPDLAVSALLDAVARDESTTVVTDVRWEAFAARFTALRRSPLLADLPEARPEPVAATAEPDRGLAGELAALPAPERLRRLTDLVRAHAAAALGHPGPESVPADVAFRDLGVDSLAAVELRNRACAATGAKLTPTAVFDHPTPRALAEHLAEHLAAARDSAAPDAAPDAEDPTSALRDLDALAAALPAAAGDDALRERVTARLREVLGRWEELTGGPGGPDDLDLDHISDDELFRLADSRLGPTGA; this is encoded by the coding sequence ATGACCGACGGGACCCACGAGAAGCTGGTCGACTACCTCCGGTGGGTCACCGCCGACCTGCACGAGACCCGGCGCAAGCTCGCCGACCTGGAGTCGGCGGGCCACGAGCCGATCGCGATCACCGGCCTGGCCTGCCGCGCCCCCGGCGGCGTCCGCACCCCGGAAGCGCTGTGGGAGCTGGTGGACGGCGGCGTCGACGCGATCACCGGCTTCCCCACCGACCGGGGCTGGGACCTGGCCGGGCTCTACGACCCCGACCCGACCAGGCCGGGCACCTGCTACACCCGCGAGGGCGGGTTCCTGCACGACGCCGCCGAGTTCGACGCCGGGTTCTTCGGCATCGGCCCGCGCGAGGCCGTCACGATCGACCCGCAGCACCGGATGCTCCTGGAGACCTCCTGGGAGGCGGTCGAGCGCGCGGGCCTCGACCCGCTGTCGCTGCGCGGCACCGGAACCGGCGTCTTCTCCGGCGTGGTCTACCAGAACTACGGCAACCGGCGGCGCGTCGCCGAGGAGTTCGAGGGCCACCTGGCCATCGGCAGCTCCGGCAGCGTCGCCTCCGGCCGGGTCGCCTACGCGCTCGGCCTGCACGGGCCCGCGATCACCGTGGACACCGCCTGCTCGTCGTCGCTGGTCGCGATCCACCTGGCCGCGCAGTCGCTGCGGCGCGGCGAGTGCGCGATGGCGCTGGCGGGCGGCGCGACGGTCATGCCCCTGTCGGACGTGTTCGTGGAGTTCGCCCGGCAGCGCGGACTGTCCCCGGACGGGCGCTGCAAGGCGTTCTCCGCCGACGCCGACGGCACGGCGTGGGGTGAGGGCGTCGGCGTGGTGCTGCTGGAGCGGCTCTCGGACGCGCGCCGCGCCGGGAGGCCGGTGCTGGCGGTGATCCGGGGCAGCGCGGTCAACTCCGACGGCGCGTCCAACGGGCTGACCGCGCCCAACGGGGCCGCGCAGCAGCGCGTCATCGAGGCGGCGCTGGAGGACGCGGGGCTGCGGCCGTCCGACGTGGACCTGCTGGAGGCGCACGGCACCGGCACCCGCCTCGGCGACCCGATCGAGGCGGCGGCGCTCCAGGCCACCTACGGGCGCGCCAGGCCCGAGGGCAGGCCGCTGCTGCTCGGCTCGCTCAAGTCCAACATCGGGCACGCCCAGGGCGCGGCCGGGGTGCTGGGCCTGGTCAAGGTCGTGCAGGCGCTGCGCCACGGCGTCGCGCCGCGCACCCTGCACGCCGACCGGCTCACCCCCGAGGTCGACTGGACCTCCGGCGCGCTGCGCGTGCTGACCGAACCCGCGCCGTGGCCGCGCGGGGAGCGGCCCCGGCGCGCGGCGGTGTCCGCGTTCGGCATGAGCGGGACCAACGCGCACCTGGTCGTGGAGGAGGGCGACGCGCCGTCCGCGCCGGGGGAGCGGCGTCCGGCGGGCGCGCTGCCGCTGCTGCTGTCCGCGCGCGGGGGCGCGGCGCTGCGCGCGGCGGCGGCCGACCTGGTCGAGCTGCCGGGGGAGCCGGTGGACGTGTGCTGGTCGCTGCTCACCGGCCGCGCCCGGCTGGTCGACCGCGCGGTGGTGGTCGCCGCCGACCGGGCCGGGTTCACCGCCGGGCTGGAGGCGCTGGCCGCCGACCGGCCCTCGGCCGCCGCGGTGACCGGGCGGGCCGACGTGGCGGGCCGCACGGTGCTCGTGTTCCCCGGCCAGGGCGGCCAGTGGGTGGGCATGGGCGCCCGGCTGCTCGACGAGTCGCCGGTGTTCGCGGCGGCCGTGGCGCGCTGCGCGGCGGCCGTGGAGCCGCTGGTGGACTTCCGCGTGGTGGACGCGCTGCGCGGCGGCGACCTCGGCCGGGTGGACGTGGTGCAGCCGGTGTCGTTCGTGCTGATGGTGGCGCTGGCGCGGCTGTGGCGCTCGGTCGGCGTCGAGCCGGACGTGGTCGTCGGCCACTCGCAGGGCGAGATCGCGGCGGCCTGCGTGGCCGGGGCGCTCTCGCTGGAGGACGCGGCGCGGGTGGTGGTGCTGCGCAGCCGGGCCATCGCCGCCGAGGCGGGCGGCGGCGGCATGGCCTCGATCCCGCTGCCGCGCGCGGAGGTCGAACGCCTGATCACCGGCACCGGGGTGTCCGTGGCGGCGGTCAACGGACCCGGATCGGTGGTCGTCTCCGGCGACGTCGACCCGCTCGTGGCGCGGGTGGAGGGCGCGCGCAGGCTGCCGGTGGACTACGCCTCGCACTCGCCCGCCGTCGACGTGCTGCGCGGGCGGCTGCTGGCCGACCTCGCGCGGGTCACGCCCCGACCGGCCGCGATCCCGATGCTGTCCACCGTCACGGGGAAGTGGCTGGACGGCGCCGAGCTGGACGCCGACTACTGGTTCGCCAACCTGCGCGAGCCGGTCCGCTTCGCCGACGCGGTCACCGAGCTCGCCGGGGCGGACTGCGCGGCGTTCGTGGAGGTCGGGGCGCACCCGGTGCTCACCGCCGCGATCCAGGACGTCCTGGGCGAGCGGACCGCCGTGGTCACCGGCACGCTGCGCCGCGACGACGGCGGCCTCGACCGGTTCCTGCGCTCCGCCGCCGCGCTGCACGTGCGCGGCGTGCCCGTCGACTGGGCCCCCGTCTTCGAGGGCCTGGACGCCCGGCGCGCCGACCTGCCCACCTACCCGTTCCAGCGCGCCCGCCACTGGCTCCAGGAGGCCGAACCCGACGCCCGGCAGGCGGGCGGCGACGACCCGCTGTGGGCGGCGGCGCGCGACGCCGACGGCCTGTGCGCCGAGCTGGAGCTCACCGAGCCCGACCAGCGCGCCGCGCTGCGCGCCGTCCTGCCCGCGCTGACCGCCTGGCACGAGCGCAGGAGCGAGCGGGCCCTGCTGGACTCCTGGCGCTACCGGATCACCTGGCGCACCCTGCCCGAACCGCCCGAGTCCGCCCCGCGCGGCGACTGGCTCGTCGTCGGACCGCACCCCGACCTGCTGGCCGACCTGCTGCCCGGCGCCGCGCTCGACCCCGGCGACGCCGACCGCGCCGCCCTCGCCGACCTGCTCCGCCCGCACACCGCCGTCGCGGGCGTCCTTGCCACGCCGGGCGCCGACGTGCTCACCCTGGTCCAGGCGCTCGGCGACGCGGGCGCCACCGCGCCGCTGTGGTGCGCCACCACCGGGGCCGTCGCGATCTCCCCGCACGACGGCCCGCCGGACCCCGCCCAGGCCGCCACCTGGGGACTGGGCCGCGTCGTCGCGCTGGAGCACCCCGGCCGCTGGGGCGGGCTGGTCGACCTCGCCGACCCCGCCGACCCGCGCCAGCGCCGCGGGCTCGCCGCCGTCCTCGCCGGACCCGGCGTCGACGACGGAGGTGAGGACCAGGTCGCCATCCGCGCGCAGGGCGTGTTCGCGCGCAGGCTCGTGCGCGCCGAACCGCAGGCCCCGGCCGCCCCGTGGACCCCGCGCGGCACGGTCCTGATCACCGGCGGAACCGGCGGCGTCGCCGCGCACGTGGCCCGCCGCCTCGCCGCCCTCGGCGCCGACCACCTCGTCCTCACCAGCCGCCGCGGCCCCTCGGCCCCCGGCGCGCCCGCGCTCGCCGCCGACCTGGAGGCGCTGGGCGCCCGCGTCACCACCGCCGCCTGCGACGTCGCCGACCGCGCCGCGCTCGCCGCCCTGCTGACCGGCCTGGAGCGCGCGGGCGAGCAGGTCACCGCCGTCGTGCACGCGGCGGGCGCCAACGCCCAGACCCCCGTCGCCGACACCACCCCCGAGGAGCACGCGCGCGTCCAGGCCGCCAAGGCGCTCGGCGCCGAGCACCTCGACGAGCTGCTGGGCGGGCGCCCGCTCGACGCGTTCGTCCTGTTCTCCTCCAACGCGGGCGTGTGGGGCAGCGGCGGCCAGTGCGCCTACGCCGCCGCCAACGCCCGCCTCGACGCACTGGCCCAGCGCCGCCGCGCGCACGGCCGCGTCGCCACCTCCGTCGCCTGGGGCGCCTGGGACGGCGGCGGCATGTCCAGCGCCACCCCGGACATCGCCGCCCAGCTCGCCCAGGCTGGCCTGCGCCTGATGCCCCCGGACCTGGCGGTGTCCGCGCTGCTCGACGCCGTCGCCCGCGACGAGAGCACCACCGTCGTGACCGACGTGCGCTGGGAGGCGTTCGCCGCCCGGTTCACCGCCCTGCGCCGCAGCCCCCTGCTCGCCGACCTGCCCGAGGCCCGCCCCGAACCGGTCGCCGCCACCGCCGAGCCCGACCGGGGGCTGGCGGGCGAGCTGGCCGCGCTGCCCGCGCCCGAGCGGCTGCGCAGGCTCACCGACCTGGTGCGCGCGCACGCCGCCGCCGCGCTCGGCCACCCCGGACCCGAGTCGGTGCCCGCCGACGTGGCCTTCCGCGACCTCGGCGTCGACTCGCTCGCCGCCGTCGAGCTGCGCAACCGGGCCTGCGCCGCGACCGGCGCGAAGCTCACGCCCACCGCGGTCTTCGACCACCCCACCCCGCGCGCGCTCGCCGAGCACCTGGCCGAGCACCTCGCCGCCGCCAGGGACAGCGCCGCCCCCGACGCGGCCCCGGACGCCGAGGACCCCACGTCCGCGCTGCGCGACCTGGACGCCCTGGCCGCCGCCCTGCCCGCCGCCGCGGGCGACGACGCGCTGCGCGAGCGGGTCACCGCGCGCCTGCGCGAGGTCCTGGGCCGCTGGGAGGAGCTGACCGGCGGACCCGGCGGACCCGACGACCTCGATCTCGACCACATCAGCGACGACGAGCTGTTCCGCCTGGCCGACAGCAGGCTCGGCCCGACCGGCGCCTGA